In one window of Acidobacteriota bacterium DNA:
- a CDS encoding sodium:solute symporter family protein, translating into MYLTAVIVYLAILAVVGYTRSRKVHTGDDFLVAGRTLPARVLVFTLLSTWIGSGSLFGGAGLGYREGLAALWQSGGAWVGIALVYFIAPRVRRIARYTVPDILELRYGPAARVLGTITTVLAYTTIAAYQFRGGGRLLNLVAGVDPRTGAFITMAFCVGYTAFAGMLSIAYLDVGNGLMMLIGVTMAVAFLVGNAGGFAPAFEALRPEQLTVFGTLTPTTAFALFLPTMFLLMGDANMYQKFFSAKNEKAARTAVIFWIGGTILLETLIASIGMFGSVVIPGLDRAASETIVVRTATTALPPVFGIALLCGAAAIIVSTANSFLLTPSTNLIRDVYYRFINPHATDRQLLLYTRLLVVCLGLVGFIVLGFFQTILQMALWAYTMYGAGITPALLAAFVWKRATRAGGVASISMGMLTTLGWEIAARVNANAAGDPVYLLGLETVYPALFLSIATLVVVSLMTTPPTDEELAPLR; encoded by the coding sequence ATGTATCTGACGGCGGTCATCGTCTACCTCGCGATTCTGGCGGTCGTTGGCTACACGCGCAGCCGCAAGGTGCACACGGGCGACGACTTCCTCGTCGCCGGGCGGACGCTGCCGGCGCGCGTGCTGGTCTTCACGCTGCTCTCGACGTGGATCGGCTCGGGCAGCCTCTTCGGCGGCGCCGGCCTCGGCTACCGCGAGGGGCTGGCGGCCCTCTGGCAATCGGGCGGCGCCTGGGTGGGCATCGCGCTCGTCTACTTCATCGCGCCGCGCGTGCGCCGCATCGCGCGCTACACGGTGCCCGACATCCTCGAGCTGCGGTACGGGCCGGCCGCGCGCGTGCTCGGCACGATCACGACGGTGCTCGCCTACACGACGATTGCGGCCTACCAGTTCCGCGGCGGCGGCCGGCTGCTGAACCTCGTCGCGGGCGTCGACCCACGTACGGGCGCCTTCATCACGATGGCCTTCTGCGTGGGCTACACGGCGTTTGCCGGCATGCTCTCGATTGCGTACCTCGACGTCGGCAACGGCCTCATGATGCTCATCGGCGTCACGATGGCCGTCGCGTTCCTCGTCGGCAACGCCGGCGGCTTCGCGCCAGCCTTCGAGGCGCTCAGGCCCGAGCAACTCACCGTCTTCGGCACGCTCACGCCGACCACGGCCTTCGCCCTCTTCCTGCCGACGATGTTCCTGCTGATGGGGGACGCGAACATGTACCAGAAGTTCTTCTCGGCGAAGAACGAGAAGGCGGCGCGCACGGCCGTCATCTTCTGGATCGGCGGGACGATCCTGCTCGAGACGCTGATTGCGTCGATCGGCATGTTCGGCAGCGTCGTCATTCCCGGGCTCGATCGCGCCGCGTCCGAGACGATCGTCGTCCGGACGGCGACCACGGCGCTGCCGCCCGTCTTCGGCATCGCCCTGCTCTGCGGCGCGGCGGCCATCATCGTGTCGACGGCCAACAGCTTCCTGCTCACGCCCTCGACGAACCTCATTCGCGACGTCTACTATCGCTTCATCAACCCGCACGCCACCGACCGGCAGCTGCTGCTGTACACGCGTCTGCTCGTGGTCTGTCTCGGCCTCGTCGGCTTCATCGTGCTCGGCTTCTTCCAGACGATCCTCCAGATGGCGCTCTGGGCCTACACGATGTACGGCGCGGGCATCACACCGGCGCTGCTCGCGGCCTTCGTCTGGAAGCGCGCGACGCGCGCCGGCGGCGTCGCGTCGATCTCCATGGGCATGCTGACGACGCTCGGCTGGGAGATCGCCGCGCGCGTCAACGCGAACGCGGCCGGCGACCCGGTCTACCTCCTCGGGCTCGAGACGGTGTACCCGGCGCTCTTCCTCTCGATTGCGACGCTCGTCGTCGTCAGCCTGATGACGACGCCGCCGACCGACGAGGAGCTTGCGCCGCTGCGCTGA
- a CDS encoding ABC transporter permease, which produces MSRLWPDIRLAARLLARSPGFTAVAVISLALGIGANTAIFSLINGLLLVPTPGRDQARLVTVYTSDSSGPLYGASSYPDYVDFRDRSQAFEDLAAHTLQPLLVTVRGESRRVTGALVTGNTFGLLGLQAAHGRLLLAVEQEPGRHPVVVLSHAYWTSHFGADPAVVGQDVFLNGLPYAIVGVAPKGLTGLLRGVSVDVFVPLAMQQALGGESLEERGHRGLMLIGRLRDDVSIDAARERLAVVARQQFTDHPGVWSNVRGEGRTVSVLAERESRLLPQISTPVTAFLAVLMCVVVLVLALACSNVAGLLLARASARRRELAVRLAVGARRSQIVGQLLAESVLLALFGGGLGIGLAVVAMRLVERVRLPLPVTPALGLSLDHRVLVFALALSTATGVVFGLLPAWRASRTDPIASIKTGGDAPRRTRRLTLRDGLVIGQIAVSLLLLVGAGLLLRSLAHAGSIDPGFTARGVLAFSVDLSSRGYDEARGRVFYHHLLERLAALPGADAVSLASRVPLALGGGRRGIGVDGYTPAPGEDMEVHYSVVGPGYFETMRTALAEGRAFDRADAGGPGVVVVNEAFVRRFWPGQTALGRRVIVPHRLAGQIVEGSMVVVGVARDGKYTSLGEDPTPFIFLPASHLFEPEMTALVRTGGSPTALVPGVRQAVAALDPGLPVYDVRTLEQHVGLSLFPVRAVAWLLGAMGGLALLLAGIGLYGALAHAVARRTREIGVRMALGAAPRDVMASVVGRALRLSAIGTGLGLAAAFGATRFLAFLLYGVSPLDPATFAGMVMLLAAVGVAAAAVPAHRAARVDPVEALRAE; this is translated from the coding sequence ATGTCTCGACTCTGGCCCGACATTCGCCTCGCCGCGCGGCTCCTGGCCAGGAGCCCGGGATTCACCGCGGTCGCCGTGATCTCGCTGGCGCTGGGCATCGGCGCCAACACGGCGATTTTCAGCCTGATCAACGGCCTGCTGCTCGTTCCCACGCCAGGGCGCGATCAGGCCCGTCTGGTAACCGTCTACACGAGCGACTCGAGCGGCCCGCTCTACGGAGCCTCGTCGTACCCGGACTACGTCGATTTCCGCGATCGCAGCCAGGCCTTCGAGGATCTCGCCGCGCACACGCTGCAGCCCTTGCTCGTGACCGTCCGAGGCGAGAGCCGGCGCGTGACGGGCGCGCTCGTCACCGGCAACACGTTTGGCCTGCTCGGGCTGCAGGCCGCCCACGGCCGGCTGCTGCTGGCGGTCGAACAGGAACCCGGCCGCCATCCGGTCGTCGTGCTGAGCCACGCCTACTGGACGTCCCACTTCGGCGCCGATCCCGCGGTCGTCGGCCAGGACGTCTTCCTCAACGGCCTCCCCTATGCCATTGTCGGCGTCGCCCCGAAGGGGCTCACCGGCCTGCTCCGCGGCGTGTCGGTCGACGTCTTCGTGCCGCTGGCCATGCAGCAGGCGCTCGGGGGCGAGTCGCTGGAGGAGCGCGGCCATCGCGGGTTGATGCTGATCGGACGGCTCCGCGACGACGTGTCGATCGACGCCGCGCGTGAGAGGCTCGCGGTCGTGGCCCGGCAGCAGTTCACGGACCATCCCGGGGTCTGGTCGAACGTCCGGGGCGAGGGCCGCACCGTCAGCGTCCTCGCGGAACGCGAGTCACGGCTGCTGCCGCAGATCAGCACGCCGGTGACGGCGTTTCTCGCCGTCCTGATGTGCGTCGTCGTGCTCGTGCTCGCGCTCGCGTGCTCGAACGTGGCCGGCCTGCTGCTCGCGCGGGCCAGCGCACGGCGTCGCGAGCTGGCGGTCCGGCTGGCCGTCGGCGCCCGGAGGAGCCAGATCGTCGGCCAGCTCCTCGCCGAGAGCGTGCTGCTCGCGCTCTTCGGCGGCGGGCTCGGGATCGGGCTCGCCGTCGTCGCGATGCGTCTCGTCGAGCGGGTGCGCCTCCCGCTGCCCGTCACGCCGGCTCTCGGGCTCTCCCTCGACCATCGTGTTCTGGTCTTCGCGCTCGCGCTCTCGACGGCCACCGGCGTGGTCTTTGGACTGCTGCCGGCATGGCGCGCCTCACGGACGGATCCGATCGCCTCGATCAAGACAGGAGGCGACGCGCCTCGCCGGACGCGACGGCTCACCCTGCGCGACGGGCTCGTCATCGGACAGATCGCCGTGTCGTTGCTCCTCCTGGTCGGCGCGGGCCTGCTCCTCCGCAGCCTGGCCCACGCCGGGTCGATCGATCCCGGCTTCACGGCTCGCGGCGTGCTGGCGTTCTCGGTCGATCTGAGCAGCCGCGGCTACGACGAGGCGAGGGGCCGAGTTTTCTACCATCACCTGCTCGAACGCCTCGCGGCGCTGCCGGGGGCGGACGCCGTCAGCCTGGCCAGCCGCGTGCCGCTCGCCCTCGGCGGGGGGCGCCGGGGGATTGGGGTCGACGGCTACACCCCGGCGCCAGGAGAAGACATGGAGGTGCACTACTCGGTCGTCGGTCCGGGCTATTTCGAGACCATGCGCACTGCGCTTGCGGAGGGCCGGGCCTTCGATCGCGCCGATGCGGGTGGTCCCGGCGTGGTGGTGGTCAACGAGGCGTTCGTCCGGCGCTTCTGGCCCGGCCAGACCGCGCTCGGCCGGCGTGTGATCGTGCCGCACCGCCTGGCCGGGCAGATCGTCGAGGGCTCGATGGTCGTCGTCGGCGTCGCCCGCGACGGCAAGTACACCTCGCTCGGCGAGGATCCGACCCCGTTCATCTTCCTGCCCGCCAGTCACCTCTTCGAACCCGAGATGACCGCCCTCGTCCGGACCGGCGGCAGCCCCACCGCGCTCGTTCCCGGGGTCCGTCAGGCCGTGGCGGCTCTCGATCCCGGTCTGCCCGTCTACGACGTCAGGACGCTCGAGCAGCACGTGGGCCTCTCGCTGTTCCCCGTGCGGGCCGTGGCGTGGCTGCTCGGGGCGATGGGCGGTCTCGCCCTGCTGCTGGCGGGCATCGGCCTCTACGGCGCGCTGGCCCATGCGGTCGCCCGCCGCACGCGGGAGATCGGGGTGAGGATGGCCCTCGGCGCCGCGCCGCGCGACGTGATGGCGAGTGTCGTCGGCCGGGCGCTGCGCCTCAGCGCCATCGGCACGGGTCTCGGCCTCGCCGCCGCGTTCGGCGCAACGCGGTTCCTCGCCTTCCTGCTCTACGGCGTGAGCCCGCTCGACCCGGCGACGTTCGCCGGCATGGTGATGCTGCTCGCGGCCGTGGGGGTGGCGGCTGCGGCCGTGCCGGCGCACCGGGCCGCACGCGTCGATCCGGTCGAGGCCTTGCGCGCCGAGTGA
- a CDS encoding DUF2200 family protein, protein MPEHRIFSTKFSSVYPHYVQKAERKGRTKDEVDRIICWLTGYSSQALEQQLRKGSDFRTFFAEAPALHPNRSLITGVVCGVRVEDVDDPLMQKIRYLDKLIDELAKGRSMEKILRQ, encoded by the coding sequence ATGCCCGAGCACCGCATCTTCTCGACGAAGTTCTCGAGCGTGTATCCGCACTACGTCCAGAAGGCCGAGCGCAAAGGCCGCACGAAGGACGAAGTGGATCGAATCATCTGCTGGTTGACTGGATACAGCAGCCAGGCGCTGGAGCAGCAGCTACGGAAGGGGAGCGATTTCAGAACGTTCTTCGCCGAGGCTCCAGCCCTGCATCCGAATCGCTCGTTGATCACAGGCGTCGTGTGCGGCGTGCGCGTCGAGGACGTCGACGATCCGCTGATGCAGAAGATTCGCTACCTGGACAAGCTGATCGACGAGCTCGCCAAGGGACGATCGATGGAGAAGATCCTGCGGCAATGA
- a CDS encoding DUF4287 domain-containing protein has protein sequence MADLDKALATQLANIEKRTGKSLAELSEIVRNSGLTKHGELVAMLKTTLGMGHGDANALVHTVRRLSEGASGAPDALSTEEVLAGLYSGAKAGLRPIHDRLLAELRQFGDFEEAPKKAYVSYRRKKQFAMIGPATNTRVEVGLNVKGMEATGRLQAMPAGQMCDYKIKLTDVRDVDAELVSWMRRAYDAAR, from the coding sequence ATGGCAGATCTGGACAAGGCCCTGGCCACCCAATTGGCCAACATCGAGAAGCGGACAGGGAAGTCGCTGGCCGAGCTCTCGGAGATCGTCAGGAACAGTGGCCTGACCAAGCACGGAGAGTTGGTCGCCATGCTGAAGACGACGCTGGGCATGGGGCACGGGGATGCCAATGCCCTCGTGCACACCGTGCGACGATTGTCAGAGGGCGCCTCCGGGGCGCCCGACGCGTTGTCGACCGAGGAGGTGCTCGCCGGGTTGTACTCTGGCGCCAAGGCGGGTCTGCGGCCGATTCACGACAGGCTGCTCGCCGAACTTCGGCAGTTCGGCGATTTCGAGGAGGCCCCGAAGAAGGCCTACGTCAGCTACCGCCGGAAGAAGCAGTTCGCCATGATTGGACCGGCCACCAACACCCGCGTCGAGGTCGGGCTGAACGTGAAGGGCATGGAGGCCACCGGACGCCTCCAGGCGATGCCGGCCGGGCAGATGTGTGACTACAAGATCAAGCTCACCGATGTGCGAGACGTCGACGCGGAGCTGGTGTCCTGGATGAGGCGGGCATACGACGCCGCTCGATGA
- a CDS encoding dihydrofolate reductase family protein, giving the protein MRPLRYSINVTLDGCCDHRAIPADEELHRHAVENLDQADALLFGRVTYDMMEAAFRPPARTGARPDWMEPFARTIDAAKKYVVSSTLARVDWNAELVRGDLGEAVQQLKRESGKGLLVGGVKLPLALAALGLIDEYEFVVHPRLAGHGPTLFAGLSTPVDLKLVGRLELGSGAVAMRYEPRRSPSGGATPRRSPG; this is encoded by the coding sequence ATGCGACCCCTTCGGTATTCCATCAACGTCACCCTGGACGGGTGCTGCGATCATCGGGCCATTCCCGCGGACGAAGAACTGCATCGTCATGCCGTCGAGAACCTCGATCAGGCCGATGCGCTCCTGTTTGGACGGGTGACTTACGACATGATGGAGGCAGCCTTCAGGCCACCGGCGCGGACGGGAGCGAGGCCGGATTGGATGGAGCCCTTCGCCCGCACCATCGACGCGGCGAAGAAGTACGTCGTGTCGAGCACCCTGGCGCGTGTCGACTGGAACGCGGAACTCGTGCGCGGAGACCTGGGCGAAGCCGTCCAGCAGCTCAAGCGGGAGTCGGGGAAGGGACTGTTGGTGGGAGGCGTGAAGCTCCCGCTGGCGTTGGCGGCGCTGGGATTGATCGATGAGTACGAGTTCGTGGTGCATCCCAGGCTGGCCGGCCATGGACCGACCTTGTTCGCGGGGCTCTCGACGCCTGTCGACTTGAAGCTCGTGGGCCGGCTGGAGCTCGGCTCGGGGGCGGTGGCGATGCGGTACGAGCCGAGGAGGTCGCCGTCCGGGGGTGCCACCCCGAGAAGGTCACCCGGGTGA
- a CDS encoding DUF4345 family protein has protein sequence MQLARLSLILTALVFGGFGTWLFLWPQALALVDVELTSPAARIEIRAFYGGLELGCAGFFAVAAARPGWYEAALYAQAASLGGIAIARLLGMLIEASASSTLLMLLAAEVVGSLLAIVALVRLRSRAGAPGNGPG, from the coding sequence ATGCAGCTGGCGCGGCTCTCCCTCATCCTCACGGCGCTCGTCTTCGGCGGCTTCGGCACGTGGCTGTTCCTGTGGCCGCAGGCGCTCGCGCTGGTCGATGTGGAACTCACGAGCCCGGCTGCTCGAATCGAGATCCGCGCGTTCTACGGAGGACTCGAGCTCGGCTGTGCCGGCTTCTTCGCCGTGGCCGCAGCGCGGCCCGGATGGTACGAGGCTGCGCTGTACGCCCAGGCCGCATCGCTCGGTGGGATAGCGATAGCTCGGCTGCTCGGCATGCTGATTGAGGCGTCGGCATCCTCGACGCTGCTCATGCTTCTGGCGGCAGAAGTTGTCGGAAGCCTTCTGGCGATCGTTGCGCTCGTGAGGCTGCGGAGCCGAGCTGGCGCCCCAGGCAACGGTCCGGGATAG